The region GGCCTTGTCAATGTTGAAGAGGATATTCATGATGTTAGTGGGAACGTCGAGGGACAGAGTGAACTTGGTGCCCCGGTCGTTTTTGACCTTGTCCGGGTACAGCTTTCCTTTGGGCTGTGCTTGGGATTGGTATCTGTACCGGATGCTTCTAGCTCCATTCCCACCCGCAGCGTCTGAGAAAGTTCTTTTGTTCTTGATGTGTTTTTgttcatcctcttcttctcccgAAGGGTCTTGTGTGGGCAGGTAGCCAAAGTTCTTCTTGCTCAGCACTGGCACATCCTCCAGCTTGTTCTTCTTGACCTCAGACAGGGCTGTGTTGAGGCAGCTGAAGACTGGTCCTGTGTTGTAGAACTTGTGGGAGAGGCTTGTCCTTGGGCCCCCtaggagcagcagcagaagcagcaggaagtaAGTGGGCATCAGCATCGCTCCCTGTACTAGGAAAGAAGGATGCGGAAATAGGTGTGAGAGGGACTTAGGTCTGGGGAGGACATGGGGTATATAGACCAATAGAGTATTTTCTAATGGTCTTCTGGGAGGTTTCTCAAGGTTGATCCTCAGACAAGCAACATCAGCATGTTCTGGAAATTTGTTTCAATGGCAAACAACTCTCAGATCTTTCTCTACAACCAGCgaaaatcaaaacacagagacCAGCAATCCGTGTTTTAACGCACCCTTCGGATATTTCTGGATATGTAGTGGCTTCTGTAGGCTTTCAGGTCTGAATACTTGGTCTCTGGATAGAGGTACTtttggaaagttctggaaacccagaaggtagagagagagtaACTCACTGGGGTATGGGGGGTGTTTCTAGGAGGTATATCACCCCTGGCTGTTTCTTGTCTGAATTCCCTTTATCATGATGGAAGCGCTATATTCTGCTGTACCATGATGGACTGAGACGTCTGGGACCAAGAGCCAaaataaccctttcttccctgaagTTGCCCATGCCTGGTATTTTATTAGAGCAATGCAGAACAGTTAACCGTCCATTAATTCTGATGATCTCTACAGTCTGAGAGTTTGCCACTCTGGCATTTCTAGCTTGTTTAATTTAGCTTTGCTACTGGCCTAAAAAGCCAATAACACGTGTACTAAGTAAATATGTGGCCACCTTCCTGGTCTTCAGAACTAGTTGTCTGTGCTTGTCCTTTAGAATGATTGGCAGAAGTGTGTGGGGgtctgggggaaggaggaggtgtgTATGGAAAAGCttggaggagtggatgggggaggggaagctgtggttGGCATATATTGTACGAAAGAAGAATCTATTTGCAATAATAGATTCTTAAGTAAGAGATATTCTTAAGTAAACCAACACAGGGATTCTGCTGAGTATTTAGCAGTAAGAAAGGATGTCTTGTGATCTGCAGGCATAGTGTATAGTGACAGGGCACATGTAATCAGAAGGCTGTGTTCTAAACTCCCCTTAATGCCTATGTGACCTAGGCCATGCCCTTTCCCAGTAGATGAACAGGGGTGGTCTCAAGGCAATCTCAGACGTCCTTAGGCTGTAAACAGGAACCCTTCTCTTTAGCTCAGGCCAGTATGGAACTGATCAGgatgtagcctgggctagcctcaagctcctgctataaacctcctgcctcagactcccaagtactgggaaaCTATGCAAATGCCACCAGACCCAGCTCAGACTGCATGTatgcctgagttcagttctctgaAACAACCTCTATGTCCTACAcgcattccacacacacacacacacacacacacacacacacacacacacacacgtgcatttatataatacacacagatacatgcagtcacacatatatgcatatacacacatgcacattcaagCCCCCTGCACTGGTTGTAGTTTCCTGTAAAAGTTTCTTCTTTCCTGGATGCACATCGTAGCTaccacctttctttccttttaaagcaATTTATTTATGTCTAGCATCATaagcatttgataaaaatatgaaatatttttatcgaaaatattttatagtattttgtgACAAAATGAACCTTGCTTTAAAGAAACTGAATGCATATACACAGGCCAGCTGTGAGTGTGCCACAGGCTTTAGTGACAGCACACACTTCGGAATTAGACAGAATTTGCTCAGGGTCCATCTGGTCCTTTGAAAGCCTCAGGCAGATTCCTTAGCCCTGTGACATTCAATGTCCTCATTGGGCAATCAGGGTGACAATACTGTCTCACAAAGGCTAAGTGATGAATTAAAGTCAAACGGCCAATGTGCGAACCTGTGTGCTCTAACCCCACTCCCTAGGCTGCTTCATCCTGGAGCTGGTTGGACTCTAAGTGAGGGGATTCTCAGGCACACGCAGCCTAGACATCCAGATCCTACACTCACTCCACTTCCTCTCCTGAAACCCGCTGTGGCACAGCAGCAGGGACCAGCTTAGATTTTTATACGAGAAGCACAAATATTGTAATTTGCACCCAAGTCCATCTTGGGACTAACCCTACCCctcctggctgctcctccagtGTGAACTAAGCCCAAGCCGGCCCCTTAAAGACCTGGGCCACTCTGAACTCTGTGTTCTTTGGTGTTTCCAGTTCTTCTTCGATGTGCCAGGCTCTGTGATGaggagatttttttctccctgtggCCCCCCGGGGCTCTTGAGAACCTGGGTAGCAGCAGATACAGCCAACAGAGCCCTATACTAAATCGCATCTTCAATAAATACTTGCTATATAAACTGACATTCAGATTAGCCTTCAGGCACTTAAGGAAACTTATTTCCCTTAAGGCAGGAAAACCTAGTTTCCATTCTCCTTTTAGAGATATTTTCTCTGTGCAGATACATGCTATTATTATGTGTCACTGAGGGGACAAGCATGCTCTCCGAGGCACAGggctttggttgtccttcttttgTTGAAATCACGCATATGCGTttctgcacacatatgtgtagaaAACAGTTCTGCAAAATTAGTCTACGGTTTtcccaggaatttttttttttaaagtttcctctCTTGCTTTGACCTGGCCTCCCTGGAGCCCCCCATATTTACCTCAGGATATTTGTGTCCTGTCTATCTCAAGTCCACAAGTAactgactgaccctgggctgagAGTTGAGATCCCttttcatctatttatctgtgtgtgtgtgtgtgtgtgtgtgtgtgtgtgtgtgtgtgtgtgtgagtgagagagagagagagagagagagagagagagacagagacagagacagagacagagacagagaga is a window of Rattus rattus isolate New Zealand chromosome 14, Rrattus_CSIRO_v1, whole genome shotgun sequence DNA encoding:
- the Ucn3 gene encoding urocortin-3 codes for the protein MLMPTYFLLLLLLLLGGPRTSLSHKFYNTGPVFSCLNTALSEVKKNKLEDVPVLSKKNFGYLPTQDPSGEEEDEQKHIKNKRTFSDAAGGNGARSIRYRYQSQAQPKGKLYPDKVKNDRGTKFTLSLDVPTNIMNILFNIDKAKNLRAKAAANAQLMAQIGKKK